In a single window of the Elaeis guineensis isolate ETL-2024a chromosome 8, EG11, whole genome shotgun sequence genome:
- the LOC105049958 gene encoding sister chromatid cohesion protein PDS5 homolog A isoform X2 has product MAQKLQQQLRDVGSKLESPPASKDALVKLLKQAANCLSEIDQSPLPSMLDSMRPCLNAIAKQELLKHQDREVKVLVATCICEITRITAPEAPYSDDVLRDIFHLIVSTFSGLGDINSSSFGRRVVILETLARYRSCVVMLDLECNDLIYEMFSTFFSVVSDDHPQNVFTSMQTIMVLILDESEDIQDNLLSIILSALGRKRNDSSMAARKLAMNVIEHCAGKLEPCIMQFLVSSLSGDNSYLNKSLDHHEVIYDIYQCAPQILTGITPYITGELLTDKLDVRLKAVQLLGDLFALPGVSISECFQPLFSEFLKRLTDRVVEVRISVIEHLKHCLISNPSRPEAPQIIKALSDRLLDYDENVRKQVVSAVYDVACHALKVIPAEIARLVAERLRDKSLSVKRYTMERLADLYKLNCVKSPESLIDIEDFEWIPGKILRCLYDKDFRSETIELILCGSLFPSEFSIKDKVKHWITIFSRFDKVEVKALEQVLLQKHRLQQEMQKYLSLRQAHQEDAPDLQKRISGSFRIMSRLFSDPAKAEESFLTLNQLKDVNIWKILMSLLDPSTSFCQAWSYRDELLKILGERHPLYDFMGMLSIKCSYLLFNKEYVKEILSEAAAQQSVGNTKLMSSCMNLLTVISSFSPLLLAGCEEDLVRLLKEDNEIIKEGISHVLARAGGIIREQLALTSSSVELLLERLCLEGTRKQAKYSVQALAAITKDDGLKSLSVLYKVFMRLVDMLEEKTHLPAILQSLGCIAQTALPVFETREDEIVGFIRSKILESSNDDGASTQKTECSERSELCLLKIFGIKTLVKSYLPAKDAHLRPGIEKLVEILKNILLFGDISNNIESSAADKVHLKLASAKAVLRLSRHWDHKIPIDVFYMTLRMPQDIHPQSRKLFLNKVHQYIKERLLDAKYACSFLLNINDYHTPEYEECKQNLLEVVQVCQQLKVRQLSMQCEMNMLVAYPEYILAYLVHALAHHPSCPNIEECMDVQAFEPTYWRLHLFLSTLLHGDEGRQSGGVSNWKKESFTAIVSILHSIKSSEDVVDEAKSKTSHAICDLGLTIAKRLVQDQTDISVISAVPLPHTLYKFVEKNKDVISVDADEQSWLGGESAMAHFEALKIENKEMIDSGAAKDDMALERSDKDGDEVPLGEMMKILKSQGPKKKKTIKKNSSPFDIKKMEHEVDVLGVVREINLDNLERAQNVETGTKDPEYFGSGQTSKINNNEKLTVSGKRKRDKTTIEVVVPTPKRKRSISVQRSHSAKGQKGSRGIPSSQSIEMDEKTHISLGQKLFTDKGLTESTDSDLLASCLPMVKSSSSRNGKKDADGLLAEKLVSNDQKKSSSPVDSDKKSSQPLLGSIKKRKVRSIAGLGKCSSHSDELSDSELVGSRIKVWWPLDKQFYEGVVQSYDPGKKKHVILYDDGDVEVLHLAKEKWEVISNGCMPKKRPKSKHASPHEELSPEKTGDKSNQADSKQKKNSMKKSSSSKIKRKSTPRKRKVNNRKRVSESNVNADMSDMDSRGDSDLSSVRPPSGSDVDDANSDRLEGKEEHAMLEVGKKTEGSFKEDSEEPVEEDKQDYSGLDGTGDSDDEPLSAWKQGAGKAT; this is encoded by the exons ATGGCGCAGAAGCTGCAGCAGCAGCTGAGGGACGTGGGGTCGAAGCTCGAGAGCCCTCCCGCTTCCAAAGATGCTCTGGTTAAGCTCTTAAAG CAAGCTGCAAACTGCCTCTCCGAGATAGATCAGTCACCGTTGCCGTCAATGTTGGATTCAATGCGGCCTTGCCTTAATGCAATTGCCAAACAAGAATTGCTGAAACATCAAGATAGGGAAGTCAAAGTTCTGGTAGCAACCTGCATTTGTGAAATCACCAGAATAACTGCACCAGAAGCTCCTTACAGTGATGATGTTCTAAGG GACATATTTCATTTGATTGTTAGTACTTTTAGTGGATTAGGTGATATTAACAGTTCATCATTTGGAAGGAGAGTTGTTATCTTAGAGACACTCGCAAGATACAGGTCATGTGTTGTGATGTTGGATCTTGAATGTAATGATCTCATATATGAAATGTTCAGTACATTTTTCTCTGTTGTCAG TGATGATCATCCACAAAATGTTTTTACATCAATGCAAACAATCATGGTCCTTATTCTGGATGAGAGTGAGGATATACAGGATAATTTGTTAAGTATCATCCTCTCTGCTTTGGGTCGGAAAAGAAAT GATTCTTCTATGGCAGCACGGAAGCTTGCGATGAATGTTATAGAACATTGTGCAGGAAAACTTGAGCCTTGCATAATGCAGTTTCTTGTATCATCACTATCAGGCGATAACAGTTATTTGAACAAATCACTTGACCATCACGAAGTCATCTATGATATATATCAGTGTGCACCCCAGATTCTCACAGGAATCACTCCTTATATTACAGGAGAGTTGCTG ACAGATAAGTTAGATGTTCGGCTGAAAGCGGTGCAATTACTTGGTGACCTGTTTGCTTTACCTGGGGTATCAATCTCTGAATGTTTTCAGCCACTCTTCTCTGAGTTTTTAAAGAGATTGACTGATAGGGTAGTGGAAGTCCGTATTTCTGTAATTGAACACTTGAAGCATTGCCTGATATCAAATCCTTCCCGACCTGAAGCTCCTCAGATCATCA AGGCACTAAGCGATCGATTGTTGGATTATGATGAAAATGTTCGGAAACAAGTTGTTTCTGCAGTTTATGATGTGGCTTGCCATGCATTGAAAGTTATTCCAGCTGAGATAGCTAGGCTGGTCGCAGAACGCCTTCGAGACAAATCT CTGTCTGTCAAAAGATATACCATGGAGAGGTTGGCTGATCTATACAAACTTAATTGCGTAAAGAGCCCTGAGagcttgatagatattgaagattttGAGTGGATACCGGGGAAGATATTGAGATGCTTATATGACAAAGATTTTAG ATCGGAGACGATCGAGCTTATTTTGTGTGGTTCTTTGTTCCCATCTGAGTTCTCAATCAAAGATAAAGTGAAACATTGGATAACAATTTTCTCAAGGTTTGATAAAGTTGAGGTCAAGGCCCTTGAACAGGTTCTTTTGCAAAAGCACAG GTTACAGCAAGAAATGCAGAAGTATCTCTCTCTTAGACAGGCACATCAG GAAGATGCCCCTGACCTCCAAAAGAGAATTTCTGGCTCCTTCCGTATCATGTCTCGCTTGTTCAGTGATCCTGCAAAGGCCGAGGAGAGTTTTCTGACTCTCAATCAGCTAAAAGATGTGAATATATGGAAAATTCTGATGAGCCTACTTGATCCTAGCACTAGTTTCTGTCAAGCATGGTCATATCGG GATGAATTGCTTAAGATCCTTGGAGAAAGACACCCACTTTATGATTTTATGGGAATGCTTTCAATAAAATGTTCATATCTATTATTCAATAAGGAGTATGTTAAGGAGATTCTTTCAGAAGCTGCTGCACAACAATCTGTTGGAAATACGAAGCTCATGTCATCATGCATGAATCTACTTACG GTTATTTCGAGTTTCTCTCCCCTGCTTTTGGCTGGCTGTGAAGAAGATCTCGTTCGTCTTCTAAAAGAGGATAATGAAATAATTAAAGAAGGTATTTCTCATGTTTTGGCAAGGGCTGGTGGAATCATTCGTGAACAGCTGGCGCTGACTTCAAG TTCTGTTGAGCTACTGTTGGAAAGGCTATGTTTAGAGGGTACACGGAAACAAGCAAAATATTCTGTACAGGCCCTCGCAGCAATAACTAAAGATGATGGTCTAAAGTCCCTCTCTGTTCTATACAAGGTCTTCATG AGGCTTGTGGATATGTTGGAGGAGAAAACACACTTACCAGCGATATTGCAATCCCTGGGATGTATAGCACAGACTGCATTGCCAGTTTTTGAAACCAGAGAGGATGAAATTGTAGGGTTCATAAGGAGTAAAATCCTCGAAAGTAGTAAT GATGATGGAGCTTCTACACAAAAGACTGAATGCAGTGAAAGGAGTGAACTTTGTTTATTGAAG ATCTTTGGCATTAAGACTTTGGTGAAGAGCTACTTGCCTGCCAAAGATGCTCATTTACGACCAGGAATTGAAAAACTAGTGGAGATCCTTAAAAACATTCTTTTATTTGGGGATATTTCAAATAATATAGAATCAAG TGCTGCTGATAAGGTCCATTTGAAGCTTGCTTCGGCAAAGGCTGTTCTTCGGTTGTCAAGGCATTGGGATCACAAGATACCTATTGATGTTTTTTATATGACCTTAAGAATGCCACAG GATATCCATCCTCAGTCTAGGAAATTATTCCTCAATAAAGTGCATCAGTATATTAAGGAAAGGCTGCtggatgcaaaatatgcttgttCCTTCTTGTTAAATATAAACGATTATCACACTCCAGAATATGAAGAg TGCAAACAAAATCTACTTGAAGTAGTACAAGTATGCCAGCAACTTAAGGTACGACAACTTTCTATGCAATGCGAGATGAACATGCTGGTGGCTTATCCAGAATATATCCTTGCATATTTGGTCCATGCCCTTGCACATCATCCTTCGTGTCCAAATATTGAAGAGTGCATGGATGTTCAAGCATTTGAACCCACTTACTG GCGGTTGCATTTGTTTCTTTCTACGTTGTTGCATGGAGATGAAGGTCGACAATCTGGTGGTGTTTCCAACTGGAAAAAGGAGAGTTTTACTGCAATTGTTTCTATTTTGCACAGTATTAAGAGCTCAGAAGATGTGGTTGATGAAGCAAAGTCAAAA ACATCACATGCTATATGTGATCTTGGTCTTACAATTGCAAAGAGATTGGTTCAAGACCAGACAGATATTTCAGTAATCAGTGCAGTTCCCCTCCCACATACGTTATACAAGTTTGTCGAGAAAAACAAAGATGTGATCTCTGTG GATGCTGATGAACAGAGCTGGTTGGGTGGTGAGAGTGCCATGGCCCATTTCGAAGCActtaaaattgaaaataaagaaaTG ATTGATTCAGGTGCTGCCAAGGATGATATGGCCCTAGAGAGGAGTGATAAAGATGGTGATGAAGTGCCTCtaggagagatgatgaaaattcttAAATCTCAGGGACCCAAGAAGAAGAAAACAATCAAAAAGAACAGTTCAccttttgatattaaaaaaatggaACATGAAGTTGATGTTCTAGGAGTTGTAAGGGAAATAAATTTGGATAATTTGGAAAGAGCCCAGAACGTGGAAACAGGGACCAAAGATCCTGAGTATTTTGGAAGTGGGCAGAcgtcaaaaataaataataatgaaaAACTTACAGTAtctggaaaaagaaaaagggacaaAACTACAATTGAAGTAGTAGTGCCAACTCCTAAACGTAAAAGGTCCATTTCTGTGCAAAGGTCTCATTCTGCAAAGGGCCAGAAAGGAAGCAGAGGAATTCCTTCTTCACAATCTATTGAGATGGATGAGAAGACACATATCTCCTTGGGACAAAAGTTGTTCACCGATAAAGGCCTGACTGAGTCTACTGATTCAGACTTGTTAGCCTCTTGCCTGCCCATGGTTAAAAGCAGCTCATCCAGAAATGGAAAGAAAGATGCTGATGGTTTGCTTGCTGAGAAACTTGTCAGCAATGACCAAAAG AAATCTTCCAGTCCGGTAGATTCTGATAAAAAATCTAGTCAACCCTTACTTGGTTCAATTAAAAAGCGTAAAGTAAGAAGCATTGCTGGTTTAGGGAAG TGTTCATCACATAGCGATGAATTGAGTGATTCAGAATTGGTTGGATccagaataaaagtttggtggcCGTTGGATAAGCA GTTCTATGAAGGTGTTGTACAATCTTATGATCCAGGAAAGAAAAAACATGTG ATATTGTATGATGATGGAGATGTGGAAGTGCTTCACTTAGCCAAGGAGAAGTGGGAAGTTATCAGTAATGGATGCATGCCAAAAAAG CGACCAAAATCCAAACATGCATCCCCACATGAAGAACT GTCACCAGAGAAGACAGGTGACAAAAGCAACCAAGCTGATTCTAAACAAAAAAAGAACAGCATGAAGAA ATCTTCATCTtctaaaatcaaaagaaaaagtaCTCCAAGAAAACGTAAAGTAAATAACAGAAAAAGAGTATCAGAAAGTAATGTTAATGCAGATATGAGCGACATGGATAGCAGGGGTGATTCTGATTTATCAAGTGTCCGTCCACCTTCTGGGTCTGATGTTGATGATGCCAACTCAG ATAGGCTTGAAGGGAAAGAAGAACATGCAATGTTAGAAGTTGGAAAGAAAACTGAAGGGAGCTTCAAAGAGGATTCAGAAGAGCCGGTGGAAGAAGACAAGCAAGATTATTCTGGCTTAGATGGCACAGGAGATTCCGATGATGAACCTCTT AGTGCATGGAAGCAAGGTGCTGGAAAAGCCACGTAA
- the LOC105049958 gene encoding sister chromatid cohesion protein PDS5 homolog A isoform X8, with translation MAQKLQQQLRDVGSKLESPPASKDALVKLLKQAANCLSEIDQSPLPSMLDSMRPCLNAIAKQELLKHQDREVKVLVATCICEITRITAPEAPYSDDVLRDIFHLIVSTFSGLGDINSSSFGRRVVILETLARYRSCVVMLDLECNDLIYEMFSTFFSVVSDDHPQNVFTSMQTIMVLILDESEDIQDNLLSIILSALGRKRNDSSMAARKLAMNVIEHCAGKLEPCIMQFLVSSLSGDNSYLNKSLDHHEVIYDIYQCAPQILTGITPYITGELLTDKLDVRLKAVQLLGDLFALPGVSISECFQPLFSEFLKRLTDRVVEVRISVIEHLKHCLISNPSRPEAPQIIKALSDRLLDYDENVRKQVVSAVYDVACHALKVIPAEIARLVAERLRDKSLSVKRYTMERLADLYKLNCVKSPESLIDIEDFEWIPGKILRCLYDKDFRSETIELILCGSLFPSEFSIKDKVKHWITIFSRFDKVEVKALEQVLLQKHRLQQEMQKYLSLRQAHQEDAPDLQKRISGSFRIMSRLFSDPAKAEESFLTLNQLKDVNIWKILMSLLDPSTSFCQAWSYRDELLKILGERHPLYDFMGMLSIKCSYLLFNKEYVKEILSEAAAQQSVGNTKLMSSCMNLLTVISSFSPLLLAGCEEDLVRLLKEDNEIIKEGISHVLARAGGIIREQLALTSSSVELLLERLCLEGTRKQAKYSVQALAAITKDDGLKSLSVLYKVFMRLVDMLEEKTHLPAILQSLGCIAQTALPVFETREDEIVGFIRSKILESSNKDDGASTQKTECSERSELCLLKIFGIKTLVKSYLPAKDAHLRPGIEKLVEILKNILLFGDISNNIESSAADKVHLKLASAKAVLRLSRHWDHKIPIDVFYMTLRMPQDIHPQSRKLFLNKVHQYIKERLLDAKYACSFLLNINDYHTPEYEECKQNLLEVVQVCQQLKVRQLSMQCEMNMLVAYPEYILAYLVHALAHHPSCPNIEECMDVQAFEPTYWRLHLFLSTLLHGDEGRQSGGVSNWKKESFTAIVSILHSIKSSEDVVDEAKSKTSHAICDLGLTIAKRLVQDQTDISVISAVPLPHTLYKFVEKNKDVISVCSSHSDELSDSELVGSRIKVWWPLDKQFYEGVVQSYDPGKKKHVILYDDGDVEVLHLAKEKWEVISNGCMPKKRPKSKHASPHEELSPEKTGDKSNQADSKQKKNSMKKSSSSKIKRKSTPRKRKVNNRKRVSESNVNADMSDMDSRGDSDLSSVRPPSGSDVDDANSDRLEGKEEHAMLEVGKKTEGSFKEDSEEPVEEDKQDYSGLDGTGDSDDEPLSAWKQGAGKAT, from the exons ATGGCGCAGAAGCTGCAGCAGCAGCTGAGGGACGTGGGGTCGAAGCTCGAGAGCCCTCCCGCTTCCAAAGATGCTCTGGTTAAGCTCTTAAAG CAAGCTGCAAACTGCCTCTCCGAGATAGATCAGTCACCGTTGCCGTCAATGTTGGATTCAATGCGGCCTTGCCTTAATGCAATTGCCAAACAAGAATTGCTGAAACATCAAGATAGGGAAGTCAAAGTTCTGGTAGCAACCTGCATTTGTGAAATCACCAGAATAACTGCACCAGAAGCTCCTTACAGTGATGATGTTCTAAGG GACATATTTCATTTGATTGTTAGTACTTTTAGTGGATTAGGTGATATTAACAGTTCATCATTTGGAAGGAGAGTTGTTATCTTAGAGACACTCGCAAGATACAGGTCATGTGTTGTGATGTTGGATCTTGAATGTAATGATCTCATATATGAAATGTTCAGTACATTTTTCTCTGTTGTCAG TGATGATCATCCACAAAATGTTTTTACATCAATGCAAACAATCATGGTCCTTATTCTGGATGAGAGTGAGGATATACAGGATAATTTGTTAAGTATCATCCTCTCTGCTTTGGGTCGGAAAAGAAAT GATTCTTCTATGGCAGCACGGAAGCTTGCGATGAATGTTATAGAACATTGTGCAGGAAAACTTGAGCCTTGCATAATGCAGTTTCTTGTATCATCACTATCAGGCGATAACAGTTATTTGAACAAATCACTTGACCATCACGAAGTCATCTATGATATATATCAGTGTGCACCCCAGATTCTCACAGGAATCACTCCTTATATTACAGGAGAGTTGCTG ACAGATAAGTTAGATGTTCGGCTGAAAGCGGTGCAATTACTTGGTGACCTGTTTGCTTTACCTGGGGTATCAATCTCTGAATGTTTTCAGCCACTCTTCTCTGAGTTTTTAAAGAGATTGACTGATAGGGTAGTGGAAGTCCGTATTTCTGTAATTGAACACTTGAAGCATTGCCTGATATCAAATCCTTCCCGACCTGAAGCTCCTCAGATCATCA AGGCACTAAGCGATCGATTGTTGGATTATGATGAAAATGTTCGGAAACAAGTTGTTTCTGCAGTTTATGATGTGGCTTGCCATGCATTGAAAGTTATTCCAGCTGAGATAGCTAGGCTGGTCGCAGAACGCCTTCGAGACAAATCT CTGTCTGTCAAAAGATATACCATGGAGAGGTTGGCTGATCTATACAAACTTAATTGCGTAAAGAGCCCTGAGagcttgatagatattgaagattttGAGTGGATACCGGGGAAGATATTGAGATGCTTATATGACAAAGATTTTAG ATCGGAGACGATCGAGCTTATTTTGTGTGGTTCTTTGTTCCCATCTGAGTTCTCAATCAAAGATAAAGTGAAACATTGGATAACAATTTTCTCAAGGTTTGATAAAGTTGAGGTCAAGGCCCTTGAACAGGTTCTTTTGCAAAAGCACAG GTTACAGCAAGAAATGCAGAAGTATCTCTCTCTTAGACAGGCACATCAG GAAGATGCCCCTGACCTCCAAAAGAGAATTTCTGGCTCCTTCCGTATCATGTCTCGCTTGTTCAGTGATCCTGCAAAGGCCGAGGAGAGTTTTCTGACTCTCAATCAGCTAAAAGATGTGAATATATGGAAAATTCTGATGAGCCTACTTGATCCTAGCACTAGTTTCTGTCAAGCATGGTCATATCGG GATGAATTGCTTAAGATCCTTGGAGAAAGACACCCACTTTATGATTTTATGGGAATGCTTTCAATAAAATGTTCATATCTATTATTCAATAAGGAGTATGTTAAGGAGATTCTTTCAGAAGCTGCTGCACAACAATCTGTTGGAAATACGAAGCTCATGTCATCATGCATGAATCTACTTACG GTTATTTCGAGTTTCTCTCCCCTGCTTTTGGCTGGCTGTGAAGAAGATCTCGTTCGTCTTCTAAAAGAGGATAATGAAATAATTAAAGAAGGTATTTCTCATGTTTTGGCAAGGGCTGGTGGAATCATTCGTGAACAGCTGGCGCTGACTTCAAG TTCTGTTGAGCTACTGTTGGAAAGGCTATGTTTAGAGGGTACACGGAAACAAGCAAAATATTCTGTACAGGCCCTCGCAGCAATAACTAAAGATGATGGTCTAAAGTCCCTCTCTGTTCTATACAAGGTCTTCATG AGGCTTGTGGATATGTTGGAGGAGAAAACACACTTACCAGCGATATTGCAATCCCTGGGATGTATAGCACAGACTGCATTGCCAGTTTTTGAAACCAGAGAGGATGAAATTGTAGGGTTCATAAGGAGTAAAATCCTCGAAAGTAGTAAT AAGGATGATGGAGCTTCTACACAAAAGACTGAATGCAGTGAAAGGAGTGAACTTTGTTTATTGAAG ATCTTTGGCATTAAGACTTTGGTGAAGAGCTACTTGCCTGCCAAAGATGCTCATTTACGACCAGGAATTGAAAAACTAGTGGAGATCCTTAAAAACATTCTTTTATTTGGGGATATTTCAAATAATATAGAATCAAG TGCTGCTGATAAGGTCCATTTGAAGCTTGCTTCGGCAAAGGCTGTTCTTCGGTTGTCAAGGCATTGGGATCACAAGATACCTATTGATGTTTTTTATATGACCTTAAGAATGCCACAG GATATCCATCCTCAGTCTAGGAAATTATTCCTCAATAAAGTGCATCAGTATATTAAGGAAAGGCTGCtggatgcaaaatatgcttgttCCTTCTTGTTAAATATAAACGATTATCACACTCCAGAATATGAAGAg TGCAAACAAAATCTACTTGAAGTAGTACAAGTATGCCAGCAACTTAAGGTACGACAACTTTCTATGCAATGCGAGATGAACATGCTGGTGGCTTATCCAGAATATATCCTTGCATATTTGGTCCATGCCCTTGCACATCATCCTTCGTGTCCAAATATTGAAGAGTGCATGGATGTTCAAGCATTTGAACCCACTTACTG GCGGTTGCATTTGTTTCTTTCTACGTTGTTGCATGGAGATGAAGGTCGACAATCTGGTGGTGTTTCCAACTGGAAAAAGGAGAGTTTTACTGCAATTGTTTCTATTTTGCACAGTATTAAGAGCTCAGAAGATGTGGTTGATGAAGCAAAGTCAAAA ACATCACATGCTATATGTGATCTTGGTCTTACAATTGCAAAGAGATTGGTTCAAGACCAGACAGATATTTCAGTAATCAGTGCAGTTCCCCTCCCACATACGTTATACAAGTTTGTCGAGAAAAACAAAGATGTGATCTCTGTG TGTTCATCACATAGCGATGAATTGAGTGATTCAGAATTGGTTGGATccagaataaaagtttggtggcCGTTGGATAAGCA GTTCTATGAAGGTGTTGTACAATCTTATGATCCAGGAAAGAAAAAACATGTG ATATTGTATGATGATGGAGATGTGGAAGTGCTTCACTTAGCCAAGGAGAAGTGGGAAGTTATCAGTAATGGATGCATGCCAAAAAAG CGACCAAAATCCAAACATGCATCCCCACATGAAGAACT GTCACCAGAGAAGACAGGTGACAAAAGCAACCAAGCTGATTCTAAACAAAAAAAGAACAGCATGAAGAA ATCTTCATCTtctaaaatcaaaagaaaaagtaCTCCAAGAAAACGTAAAGTAAATAACAGAAAAAGAGTATCAGAAAGTAATGTTAATGCAGATATGAGCGACATGGATAGCAGGGGTGATTCTGATTTATCAAGTGTCCGTCCACCTTCTGGGTCTGATGTTGATGATGCCAACTCAG ATAGGCTTGAAGGGAAAGAAGAACATGCAATGTTAGAAGTTGGAAAGAAAACTGAAGGGAGCTTCAAAGAGGATTCAGAAGAGCCGGTGGAAGAAGACAAGCAAGATTATTCTGGCTTAGATGGCACAGGAGATTCCGATGATGAACCTCTT AGTGCATGGAAGCAAGGTGCTGGAAAAGCCACGTAA